GGATCGCGATCGCGGGCGCCGCGATCGGTTACGGAATCTGGGCGACGCATTTCATCGCCATGCTCGCCTATGAGCCGGGTGTTCCGACCGGATACAGCACCGCGCTGACCGCGCTGTCGCTCGCCACGGCGATGCTGCTGACGTCGGGCGGCCTCGGCTTTGCCGCCACCGAGTCCAGCCGCTGGCGCGCACCGGTCGGCGGCGCGATCATCGGTGCCGGCATCGCCAGCATGCACTATCTCGGCATTTGGGCGCTCGAAGTGCCGGGCCGCGTGGTCTGGTCGATCGATCTCGTCGCCGCCTCGATCGTGCTCGGCATGCTGTTCGGCTATGCGGCGCTGGCGATCGCGGTGCGCCACCAGGATCGCCGGATGACGGCCGCCGCCGCGCTGTTGCTGACGCTCGCGATCGTGTCCCATCACTTCACGGCGATGGGCGCCGTCGCGATCGTCCCCGACCCGCGGCAGGCGCCGGACGCCCTGTCGCTCTCTCCCGCCTTCCTCGCCGTCACGATCGCCGGCGCGGCGCTGTCGGTGCTCGGGATGAGCCTGGTCTGCGTGCTCGCGGATCGCCGGCTTGCGCTGCGCACGCACCGCTTCGAGGAGATCATCAGCCAGCTCTCGCTGGCGCGCCAGCAGGTCGAGGCCTCGCAACACGAGCTGCAGGAGCAGAAGCTGCGGCTGGATACGGCGATCAACTACATGGGCGAGGGCCTCTGCATGTTCGATGCGGACAAGCGCCTCGTCGTGTGCAACGCCCGCTACGCCAACATGTACCGGCTGCCGCCCGAACTGTTGCGTCCCGGGACGCTTCACCGCGACATCATCAGGCATCGTATCCTGAACGGCATCCTCAAGGGCGAGACCAGCGACAGCGCCGCGACCGAGCGGCTCGCGACGTTGAACGCGTTGCCGGCCAACGAGATCAATAGCCGGATCGACGAGCTCGCCGATGGCCGGCTGATTTGCGTCACCAGGCAACCGATGGTCGGCGGCGGCTGGGTGGCGACCCATCTCGACGTCACTGAGCAACGCCGCTCCGAGGCCAAGATCACCCACATGGCGCAGCACGATGCGCTGACCGACCTGCCGAACCGTGTGCTGCTCAAGGAGCGGATGGAGCAGGCCTTGTCGATCACGCGCCACGGCGGGCCGAGCCTTGCGGTGCTGATGCTCGATCTCGATCGCTTCAAGGATATCAACGACACACTCGGTCACCCCGCGGGTGACGCGCTGCTGCAGGCAGTGGCCGTGCGGCTCCGCCGCTGCGTCAGCGAAACGGCGCTGATCGCGCGCCTCGGCGGCGACGAGTTCGCCGTGATCGACTACGTGACGGATCCTGTCGTGGATGCCGGCCAGCTCGCCGAGAAGATCAGGAAGGCGCTCAGCGAGCCCGTCGACCTCGACCTTCATCGGGTGATCACTGCGACCAGCATCGGCATTGCGATCGCGCCGCGCGACGGCGCCGATTCGGACGAGATCCTCAGAAGCGCTGATCTCGCGCTGTATTCCGCGAAGAGCCGCGGGCGCGGCGCATACCGCTTCTTCGAGCCGGAGCTCGATCAGCTGCTGCAGGCCCGGCGCAGCCTCGAGCGCGACATGCGCAGCGCGCTCTTGAACGGAGAGTTCGAGCTTCACTACCAGCCGTTCATCAACGTCGCGAGCGGCGAGACCAGCGGCTTCGAGGCGCTGCTGCGGTGGGACCATCCGCAACGCGGCATGGTGCCGCCGGCGACGTTCATTCCGCTGGCTGAAGAGACCGGCCTGATCGTGCCGCTCGGGGAATGGGTGTTGCGAACCGCCTGCGCCGAGGCGGCGAAATGGCCCGACGATCTCAAGATCGCGGTCAACCTGTCACCGGCCCAGTTCAGGAGCCAGGAGCTGGTGCCGGTCGTGGTGCGTGCGCTGGCGAGCTCGGGAATTGCCCCGCACCGGCTCGAGCTCGAAGTCACCGAGACGGCGATCATCCACGACAGTGAGGCGGTGTTCGCGGCGCTCGGTCAGTTGCACGATCTGGGGGTGCGGATCGCGCTCGATGACTTTGGCACCGGCTACTCGTCGCTGAGCTTCCTGCAGCGATTTCCGTTCGACAAGGTCAAGATCGACCGCAGCTTCGTGTCCGAATTGTCCGCGCCGACGGACGAATCGCGCCGGATTGCGCGCGCGGTAGTCCGATTCGCCGTCAGCCTCGGCAAGACCACGACGGCCGAAGGCGTCGAAACCCGGGAGCAGCTCGACATCCTCCGTGCCGATGCCTGCACGGAGGTGCAGGGCTTCCATTTCAGCCCGCCGGTCAGGCGCGCGAAGGTCGCGCAGATGATCGGCGAGCGGGCCCCGGCGACGGTGGAACACCCCACCGCTCGCCGCGCGGTCGCGGCCGCCGCTTCCTGATGATTGGCCGCAGCGGCGGATCGTGAGACGTAAGGCCGCAGCGAGCCGCCAAGTTCTGGTTTGTGCACGGAGACTGCAGCGGTTTTCGCGGCCGTTAGAATTTCTCTAAGGCATTCAACGCGCCGCGGGGCATTGACTTCGCCATCGCCTCCGCGTCCTTCGGTTCGCGCGCCTTGCGCGCGTCATCGAAACCGGGAGGAGATATTCGTGAGGGTCATTCGGAGTGCTGCGCTGGCAATGTCTGTATTGGGGCTGATGGGATCGACGGCGCTTGCCGACGGCTACAAGAACTGCACCAAGCTCGACAAGGCGTCGTGGAAGCCGGCGAGCGAAGCCGAAGCCAAGGCCAAGGCGGCCGGCTACGAGGTGCGCCGCTCCAAGATCGAAGGCTCCTGCTACGAAGTGTACGGCGTCAAGGACGGCAAGCTGTTCGAGCTGTTCTACAACCCCGAGGATCTCACCCTGAAACACACGATCGCGAAGTGACCTGAGGCCGATGGCAGAGGCGGCGCCGCGACCGCGCGATCCATCCGCGCAGCACTCCGCGTCGCGGACGGTGCAGGTCTGGGACCTGCCGCTGCGGCTCTGGCACTGGACTCTCGCGGCCGTCGTGCTGATCGCGTGGTTCACGCCGAACAGCCATGACCGGGTGCACCGGCTGGCCGGCTATAGCGTGATCGGACTCGTGGCCTTTCGGTTGATCTGGGGCTTTGCCGGCACGCACTATTCGCGGTTCAGGATGCTGGGCGCGAGGCTGCGCGCCGCGCCGCGCTACATCTGGAATCTGCGCCGCGGGATCACCGGCCGCTATATCGGACTCAATCCTGCCGGCACCGTGATGCTGGTGGCCTTGCTGGCGCTGCTCGCGATTTCGGCGATCACGGGCGCGATGCAGGTCACCGTGACCTTCTTCGGGGTCTGGTGGGTCGAGGACACCCACGCCTACGCCTCGGATGCGGTCATCATCCTGGTCGTGTTGCACGTCTTGGGTGTGGTCGTGATGGGCATTCTTCAGCGCCAGAACCTGGTGCAAGCGATGATTACAGGACGGAAGCTGATCCGCAGCCGCTGGTGAGCGATTTCGCCGCTTTCGTCGAGCTTCCGCGGAAATCCACGAACTCTGCCGAGCCTCCGGCTTGTTTTTTCTTATTCTAATTCCAAAGTGGAGAAATTCTAACCGCCGTCTGGCTCTCAGACTGCCAGAAACGTACCGAAATGCTTCTCTGTGGTGTTAGGTGCGCCCAATTGTCGCGGGTTTTCGTTTCCGCGGATCAAGGGGGGCACATGCTGTCGCAGCGTCATACGGACTTGGAAGTATCGAAATTCGGACCGGGCTTTAGCTCCAGGCGTGCCGCACTCCTCGCGGCGACCGCGCTGTCGATCTTCAGCAGCAGCGGCGCCTTTGCGGCCGAAGATAGCACGAACGAGGTATTGCTGAAAAAGCTCGACAAGATGGAGCGGCGCATCCAGGCGCTCGAAGCCGAGCTGAAGCAGAAGGACAGCCGCCAGCAGGCCGACGCCGGCACCAAGTCCTCATCGCGGCCGGCCTCGATCCGGAGCGCCAACGCGACGGCGTCATCCACCGATGCGAAGGAGGCGACGGACGCAAAGCAGGAAACAAAGGGAGCCAAGGGCAAGCCCGAAGCCCAATCCGCAGAGACGCCGGCCAAGCCGATGCTGAACCTCCCGCCGCTGCCAGCGGCGGGAGACAAGCCCATTCTGGGGCTGGCGGACTCGCCTGTTCCCGGCCTCAGCATAGGCGCCTATGGCGAAGTCAAGTTCGGTGCCGTGCAAAACCCTGCCGCCAACGGCCAGTGGCAGAACGGCTTCGATGCGCAACGCTTCGTCCTGCTGCCGACCTACGCGATCACGCCGAACATCATCTTCAATGCGGAGATCGAGTTCGAGCACGCGGGTTCGGGCTTTGACAATGACGACAAGCTGCACGGCACCGCCGAGATCGAGCAGCTCTGGGTCGATTTCAAGATCCTCGATCAGTTCAACTGGCGCGCGCCCGGTATCGATCTCGTGCCGATCGGCTACATCAACCAGCACCACGAGCCGACGCAGTTCTACAGCGTGAACCGGCCCGAATTGTACAACGGTCTCATTCCATCGACCTGGAAGGTGCCGTCGAGCAGTGTCTATGGGACCATCAGCGATGATCTGAAGTATCAGGTGATGGTCAGCACCAGCAACGAGGACTTCGGCGACTCCTTCGACAACCGTACCGAGGCCAAGACCGTGCCGCTTCCCGGAACGCCCTACGCCGCAGGGATCGATGGCCTGAACGGGCTTGGGTTCTCCAGGCCACCGCTCGGCGACTTCCAGCAGCTCAACAATGCCGTGGCCGTATCCGGACGGCTCGACGTCACACCGACGGTCCTGCCCGGCTTCGCCGGAAGCGTAAGCGCGTACTACTCACCGAACACGACGCCGCGCGGGGCGCATGATGATTTCGGCAATTTCTTCGGCCGCTCGAGCCTGACGATGTTCGATGCTGAGTTCCGCTATCGCGTCCCCGACACCGGTCTCGAGCTTCGCGGCGAATATGTCCGCGCGGAATTCGGCCATCCGGAGAATTTGCGCGCGAACAACGATTCCGATCCCACCAACAACGTCGGCAAGACGATGTACGGCTATTCCGGTGAGGTCGCCTATCACGTGCCGCTCGGTACTATCCTAAACAGCGAATGGGAGGCAGTGCCGTTCTACCGCTATACGTACCAGAACCTGCAGACCGGCGGGTTTGCCGGCACAGATGCCAACCTGCCGATCGGCGCCGGTCAGCGACAGTTCCATACCGCCGGATTTGCGCTCTTCCCATCACCGAAGATTGCCCTGAAGGCGACCTATCAGCACGTCATCGACAAGAGCATCACCGGCGCGATGTCGGATTCGTTCCTCGGCGGTGTCGGCTTCTTCTTCTGAGATCAGTGCGGCGCTCGGAACGCGCGCGCCGCCGCAGGACAACAAACGATGGGAGTCGCGTGAAAGATGACGTGGGTTCGATATACGCTGCCGGCGGTGGCGCTCGTGTCGGTTGCTTCGCCTGCCTATGCGGTTCAGTACCTGTCGATCGAGGAGGCGCAGAGGCAGGCGTTTCCATCGGCGACGCACTTCACCGAAGTCCAGACGGGACGCGTCTGGAAGGCCGAATCCGGCGGCAAAGTCGCGGGCTTCTTCGTCTTCGACCGGGTCATCGGCAAGCACCTGTTCATCGACTATGCGGTGGCGCTGACCCCGGCCGGCGCAGTGCATAAGGTCGAAATCCTGCAATACAGGGAATCCTATGGCGGTGAGATCAGAAGTCCGAGCTGGCTGGCGCAATTCGTCGGCAAGACCAGCGGCAGCGCATTGAAGATCAACGGCGACATCAGGAATATCTCCGGCGCGACGTTGTCATCGACGCATGTCACCGAGGGCGTGAAGAGGATCCTGACCGCCTATGCCAATCGCCTTCGATAGTACTCGCCGCGCGCGGCCGCTGTTGGGCACCTTCGTCGAGATCGAGGTCGCAGCTGCTGCCGGATCCGACGCGGCTGCCGCCATTGACGCCGCATTCGATGCAGTCGCCGAAGTTCATCGGCTGATGAGCTTTCATGAGCACGACACCGACGTCAGCCGCCTCAATCGGGAAGCCGGCATCCGCCCGACGCGAGTCCATGCCTGGACGTTCCAGGTCCTGGAGGCGGCGGTCGAGATGCATCGACGTTCCAGGGGTGTTTTCGACGTCACCGTCGCGCCGGTGTTGCAGGCCATGGGTCTGCTGCCTGGATTGGATGGCGCTCCGGTCATCATGCCGGAATGGCGCGTCACCGATCCGATCGAGCTTTCGTCTGAACAGACCGTGCGCTTTCGATCACCGGCGATCGAGATCGATCTCGGTGGGATCGCCAAGGGCTTTGCAGTCGATCGCGCAATCGAGGTGTTGCGCGGCTTCGATATTCCGGGCGGGCTGGTCAATGCCGGTGGCGATCTTCGGGTATTCGGACAGGGGCCGCACACGGTCCACCTGCGCGACCCCGGCGACCCGCTCCGCTTGCTCGCCCGTATCGAGCTGACCGATGAGGCGCTGGCGTCGACGGCGCGTCGATTTGATCTGGTTGATGGAGCAGCTCCGGGTGTATCGGCGATCATCGATCCCTTTACCGGCAAGCCGACGGGTGCCGTTACCGGCGCTACGGTCCGAGCACCGTCATGCATGATCGCCGATGCGCTCACGAAGGTCGTCATGATCTCCGGGACCGGCGCCGGCGACCTGCTCGCGCATTACGGAGCGAGTGCCTTGTTGATCTCGGTCGATGGCGAGGTGCAGATCACGTCCGACTGGCCTCAGGCGGTGCACCTTGCGGCTTAAGCGTCCATTTCGCTATTCGATTTACGCGGCGTTCGCGGTGCTGCTGCTGACCGGTGCTGGCTGGCTCGTGGCGGATTGGCAAAAGAACGTCGCTGGCGACGAGATCTGGCAGCAGAGCGCGGCGACGATGCTGATGGTGCATGGCGGTGCCGCCATGCTGGCGTTATTGCTGCTGGGCGCGCTGATTCCCGTGCACTTGCTGCGCGCATGGCGGAGCCGGAAAAATCGCATTTCCGGATCGATCATGGCGGCGTTCAATGCCGTCCTGATCGTGACCGCCTTTAGCCTGTATTATCTTGGATCGGAGGAGGTGCGACCCTGGATCAGCTGGATCCACCTCACAGCGGGATTTGCCCTTTCCCTGATGCTTCCGCTCCACATCTGGCTCGGTCGGCGGGAGTTGTGGTGAGAGGGCCTCACTGCACCGGCGGGTCGCCGCTGGTGCGCTTCTTGGCGAGATCCATTTCGGTGACCGCGATCAGGATCTCGGCGCGGGTCTTCAGGTCGGGCGCCTCGAGCATCGCCTGCTTCTCGGCGGGACCGTAGGGCGACATCATCGCCAGCGCATTGACCAGCGCCTCGTTGGGCGCGGCCTCGATGCCTTCCCAGTCGACCTTGAGATTGTTGGCCTTCAGGAAATCGGCGAGCACCTTGAGCAACGCCTTGCGGTCGACCGCCTCCTCGCCCTTGCGCGCGGTGAAGTCGCCGGTGAAGGAAAAGAAGTCGACCTTGCACTGCCGGTAGGACGTCTGCACGGTCAGTTCCTCGACCACCTTGAAGCGCGCGACGCCGGTCAGTTCGAGGATGTAGCGGCCGTCGCCGGATTCGGCGAGCTGTGTGATGCGGCCGACGCAGCCGATGCGGAACAGCACGGGATTGGCCTCGTTCGGCGAATGCGTCACGTCGGGCTGGATCATCCCGATCAGGCGGTGCCCGTCGCGCAGCGCGTCGTCGACCATCGCGAGATAGCGCGGCTCGAAGATGTTGAGCGGCATCTGGCCGCGCGGCAGCAACAGCGCGCCCGGCAACGGGAATACCGGGATCACTTCGGGAAGCTCGGCGGGCCCGCGGTATTCGGCGTTGATCGGCATCTGCAGTCCCGCTGTTACAGGCGCGGCTCAGGCAAGATCCGGAATAGTGTATAGCGGCTTTCCGACAAGATCATGCCCAAACAAGAATCCCAAGCGCGCTTACCGCGCTTTAGGAGAACAGGATGGTCGACAACCGCTTGCGCCCCTCGACGGTTGCCTCGTCGGCGCCGCCCCACGCCTCGAAGAACTGCACGAGCTGCTTGCGCGCGCCGTCGTCGTTCCAATTGCGGTCACGCTTGACGATGGCCAGCAGTTGCTCGGTCGCCTC
The DNA window shown above is from Bradyrhizobium sp. ISRA464 and carries:
- a CDS encoding cytochrome b/b6 domain-containing protein, translating into MAEAAPRPRDPSAQHSASRTVQVWDLPLRLWHWTLAAVVLIAWFTPNSHDRVHRLAGYSVIGLVAFRLIWGFAGTHYSRFRMLGARLRAAPRYIWNLRRGITGRYIGLNPAGTVMLVALLALLAISAITGAMQVTVTFFGVWWVEDTHAYASDAVIILVVLHVLGVVVMGILQRQNLVQAMITGRKLIRSRW
- a CDS encoding PepSY domain-containing protein, whose protein sequence is MRVIRSAALAMSVLGLMGSTALADGYKNCTKLDKASWKPASEAEAKAKAAGYEVRRSKIEGSCYEVYGVKDGKLFELFYNPEDLTLKHTIAK
- a CDS encoding FAD:protein FMN transferase; this encodes MPIAFDSTRRARPLLGTFVEIEVAAAAGSDAAAAIDAAFDAVAEVHRLMSFHEHDTDVSRLNREAGIRPTRVHAWTFQVLEAAVEMHRRSRGVFDVTVAPVLQAMGLLPGLDGAPVIMPEWRVTDPIELSSEQTVRFRSPAIEIDLGGIAKGFAVDRAIEVLRGFDIPGGLVNAGGDLRVFGQGPHTVHLRDPGDPLRLLARIELTDEALASTARRFDLVDGAAPGVSAIIDPFTGKPTGAVTGATVRAPSCMIADALTKVVMISGTGAGDLLAHYGASALLISVDGEVQITSDWPQAVHLAA
- a CDS encoding EAL domain-containing protein; this translates as MFRIFTCVSGERDWRLVVLAGLVCFVASVVAVNIFHRAIASRARTRLIWIAIAGAAIGYGIWATHFIAMLAYEPGVPTGYSTALTALSLATAMLLTSGGLGFAATESSRWRAPVGGAIIGAGIASMHYLGIWALEVPGRVVWSIDLVAASIVLGMLFGYAALAIAVRHQDRRMTAAAALLLTLAIVSHHFTAMGAVAIVPDPRQAPDALSLSPAFLAVTIAGAALSVLGMSLVCVLADRRLALRTHRFEEIISQLSLARQQVEASQHELQEQKLRLDTAINYMGEGLCMFDADKRLVVCNARYANMYRLPPELLRPGTLHRDIIRHRILNGILKGETSDSAATERLATLNALPANEINSRIDELADGRLICVTRQPMVGGGWVATHLDVTEQRRSEAKITHMAQHDALTDLPNRVLLKERMEQALSITRHGGPSLAVLMLDLDRFKDINDTLGHPAGDALLQAVAVRLRRCVSETALIARLGGDEFAVIDYVTDPVVDAGQLAEKIRKALSEPVDLDLHRVITATSIGIAIAPRDGADSDEILRSADLALYSAKSRGRGAYRFFEPELDQLLQARRSLERDMRSALLNGEFELHYQPFINVASGETSGFEALLRWDHPQRGMVPPATFIPLAEETGLIVPLGEWVLRTACAEAAKWPDDLKIAVNLSPAQFRSQELVPVVVRALASSGIAPHRLELEVTETAIIHDSEAVFAALGQLHDLGVRIALDDFGTGYSSLSFLQRFPFDKVKIDRSFVSELSAPTDESRRIARAVVRFAVSLGKTTTAEGVETREQLDILRADACTEVQGFHFSPPVRRAKVAQMIGERAPATVEHPTARRAVAAAAS
- a CDS encoding LON peptidase substrate-binding domain-containing protein, which translates into the protein MPINAEYRGPAELPEVIPVFPLPGALLLPRGQMPLNIFEPRYLAMVDDALRDGHRLIGMIQPDVTHSPNEANPVLFRIGCVGRITQLAESGDGRYILELTGVARFKVVEELTVQTSYRQCKVDFFSFTGDFTARKGEEAVDRKALLKVLADFLKANNLKVDWEGIEAAPNEALVNALAMMSPYGPAEKQAMLEAPDLKTRAEILIAVTEMDLAKKRTSGDPPVQ
- a CDS encoding FMN-binding protein, with the protein product MTWVRYTLPAVALVSVASPAYAVQYLSIEEAQRQAFPSATHFTEVQTGRVWKAESGGKVAGFFVFDRVIGKHLFIDYAVALTPAGAVHKVEILQYRESYGGEIRSPSWLAQFVGKTSGSALKINGDIRNISGATLSSTHVTEGVKRILTAYANRLR